A single genomic interval of Natronoarchaeum philippinense harbors:
- a CDS encoding fluoride efflux transporter FluC codes for MDPAFLVGTGGAIGAVARYLVSESLPADRFPWATLVVNVVGSFALGLVVFGGVGGDAALLVGTGACGSFTTFSSFSVAAVQLWESGERRLAAAHAIGNFVLCALAVGIAAVVVAALL; via the coding sequence GTGGACCCCGCCTTCCTCGTCGGGACGGGTGGCGCCATCGGCGCCGTGGCGCGCTATCTCGTCAGCGAGTCGCTACCGGCCGACCGGTTCCCGTGGGCGACGCTGGTCGTCAACGTGGTCGGGAGTTTCGCGCTCGGCCTCGTCGTCTTCGGCGGCGTCGGCGGCGACGCCGCGTTGCTGGTCGGCACCGGCGCCTGCGGCTCGTTCACGACGTTCTCGTCGTTCTCGGTCGCCGCCGTCCAGCTCTGGGAATCGGGCGAGCGCCGGCTCGCGGCCGCCCACGCGATCGGGAACTTCGTCCTGTGTGCTCTGGCGGTCGGCATCGCAGCGGTTGTGGTAGCAGCGCTGCTGTAG
- a CDS encoding fluoride efflux transporter FluC, which translates to MSRRQHLIRLETILLIAVGGFAGSNLRYFVEQVVPASLAATFAVNVVGSFALGLIVYESARIGAFSDQARFVFGTGFLSSFTTYSTFVVGVLTATPALGMAYLLASYAAGIAAVLAARASVRSLGTPQSEEVV; encoded by the coding sequence GTGTCCCGACGGCAGCACCTGATCCGACTGGAGACGATCCTCCTGATCGCCGTCGGCGGGTTCGCCGGGTCGAACCTGCGGTACTTCGTCGAGCAGGTCGTCCCCGCCTCGCTGGCCGCGACGTTCGCCGTCAACGTCGTCGGGAGCTTCGCGCTCGGCCTGATCGTCTACGAGAGCGCCCGAATCGGCGCGTTCTCCGATCAGGCCCGGTTCGTGTTCGGGACGGGCTTTCTGTCCTCGTTTACCACCTACAGCACGTTCGTCGTCGGCGTCCTGACGGCGACGCCGGCGCTCGGAATGGCGTATCTGCTCGCGAGCTACGCCGCCGGTATCGCCGCCGTGCTGGCCGCGCGAGCGTCGGTGCGGTCGCTGGGAACACCACAATCAGAGGAGGTGGTCTAG
- a CDS encoding DUF7550 family protein: protein MSDHGADDHGTDEETVEAPDSEYEEGEKSPAEARTTAPQSTYTMRDVGIGAAVTVVGLLLAFVVPFLLA from the coding sequence ATGAGCGACCACGGAGCCGACGACCACGGCACTGACGAGGAGACCGTCGAGGCGCCCGACTCGGAGTACGAAGAGGGCGAAAAGTCCCCCGCCGAAGCGCGCACGACCGCTCCCCAGAGTACCTACACGATGCGGGATGTCGGCATCGGCGCCGCCGTCACCGTCGTGGGACTGCTCCTCGCCTTTGTGGTCCCGTTCCTGCTGGCCTGA
- a CDS encoding glycoside hydrolase family 15 protein, with the protein MTMRIAINEYKRDRDDDSHPGERLSTDGLFSGDEGRLVFVDRSGAVRDYSGSTLDMHGIDSSRYGIRVGDDVTWFDELETTRQTYEGETTMVVTRHQAENYSIHQYDYTLEKAHLTHLELRGDVPERPSLVAAVAFAPDGQTSSVGHLQHDDVVEVFHDAEHDYLTASTGFSRVVSQRREGFDELLADDPTVLPTGQGSTDDLSDTIVAEVPLDAEGSLAQTTLVSLVADHGETSRSDALAHVHAFADHYQTDRAIRNRAVSRNQFDVPDVPHRETVVSDLRTLSLLTAPTGARIKGPEFDPHHVYSGGYGYSWFRDDAEVARHLLTVDSNFGIDLSEQHAASARFYADAQLSDGTWAQRVWAHNGRLAPGWGNGRITGDDGVQYPADGTASVLAYLARYLRLGSPDTDLVARITGTIEDGLDALEELLADDGFPKPCQDVWESDTGRFTHTAASMLLALSAIARAPVDETLRLRASDRADEVYDAIGERWHDSGVFERAPGDDTLDVSTLALVCAHREYAAANDTLDQQRIDRLVEHTATTVEGLSRYDADGELLGLVRFEGDGWRKRGQDESKLWPLAVGWAASANADLGGLIDEYGARTSTDESPVDAAFERARMLLDLIQPGGQLAGAEGYLSEQAFDDGTPDSATPFAWAHGLRSAVVARLHENGALSADADLTQPSGPAAHSTWTTGETYGVGTAADHWESNSSRVWFTLTEGAMTEPRFPRVDLMNFRTVDFLVVDADEESSYTARTHNEERTDDAIESIERSTTMVGSESPVFRQTITETGSDGHEWELVVEYVTDPGSESIVMDVNFAATDSNQYDVYVVGDAALSGYMDDKSAEIVDDGDGYALAAWDTGAAHDPSFVDPNGEPYQVAAAIASHRSFDWATVGEASAEHLSALFGEGATTESEPKAGPGHSVLVGRVGNATSSIADTVALGFAENADTELALAEAQRALSRGYVGIRDEYVDGWREYLDAIELPASVSDDPELANQYRAAVMVLKAVEDKTFLGAGIASPSVPWGENVDAGDPRDFGYNFTWARDLYQVFTALETVGDLRSATEATEYIYEYQQRPNGFISQNTFLDGRIRWGGEQLDNVAFPSVMAYQLWNRHGVGFDDVSYDYEHVRRSVEYLLRSGPRSGQERWEEEAGYSPSTIAAEIAGVTCAAPLAAAEGRRADAIAYLGFADYWRTGVDRWCATYEGTDQHDRAPYYIRVSRNGDPDSGVKRELANNGPTLDERDIIDGGFLELVRLGIRDPDYELIENSIDVADDTIRVETPNGPGWYRYNGDGYGEMGETEPDEGGPWSIDRNGSGRLWPIFTGERAEYELVAGTETGEHAPAELLKTMQRFANDGRMIPEQVWDREYPTEFDWEFGEGTGAATPLAWSMAQFVRLADAVDAGQPVETPAFVRRRYRDIDPDGPPLSVDDVELSDGEATVAGTTRGDEVVLWTADGTTLATVEDERFEATVEVRPGTESVSVIAATDADELAAVGTTLTSVRFD; encoded by the coding sequence ATGACTATGCGTATTGCCATCAACGAGTACAAGCGGGACCGAGACGATGACTCACACCCGGGCGAACGCCTCTCGACAGATGGGCTGTTCTCCGGCGACGAGGGGCGACTGGTGTTCGTCGACCGGTCCGGAGCGGTCAGAGACTACTCCGGATCGACGCTCGACATGCACGGGATCGACAGTTCGCGCTACGGTATCCGCGTCGGCGACGACGTGACGTGGTTCGACGAGCTGGAGACCACCCGGCAGACCTACGAGGGCGAGACGACGATGGTGGTTACTCGCCATCAGGCCGAGAACTACTCGATCCACCAGTACGACTACACCCTCGAAAAGGCACACCTGACCCATCTGGAGCTTCGGGGCGACGTACCAGAGCGCCCGAGTCTGGTCGCGGCCGTGGCGTTCGCACCGGACGGCCAGACCAGCAGCGTCGGGCACCTACAGCACGACGACGTCGTCGAGGTGTTTCACGACGCCGAACACGACTACCTCACCGCTTCGACCGGCTTCTCTCGTGTCGTCAGCCAGCGCCGAGAAGGGTTCGACGAACTGCTGGCCGACGACCCGACCGTGCTGCCGACCGGGCAGGGTTCGACCGACGACCTCTCGGATACGATCGTCGCCGAAGTCCCCCTCGACGCCGAGGGAAGCCTCGCACAGACGACGCTCGTGTCGCTGGTTGCAGACCACGGGGAGACCTCGCGCTCGGACGCGCTCGCACACGTCCACGCGTTCGCGGACCACTACCAGACGGACCGCGCGATCCGGAACCGAGCGGTCTCGCGCAACCAGTTCGACGTACCCGACGTTCCCCACCGCGAAACGGTCGTCTCCGATCTGCGCACGCTCTCCTTGCTGACCGCGCCGACGGGCGCCCGAATCAAGGGGCCCGAGTTCGACCCGCATCACGTCTACTCCGGCGGCTACGGCTACAGCTGGTTCCGCGACGACGCCGAAGTCGCACGGCACCTGCTGACCGTCGACTCGAACTTCGGCATCGACCTCTCGGAGCAACACGCCGCCAGCGCCCGGTTTTACGCCGACGCTCAGCTGTCCGACGGCACCTGGGCCCAGCGTGTCTGGGCGCACAACGGCCGGCTCGCACCGGGCTGGGGTAACGGTCGCATCACCGGTGATGACGGCGTCCAGTACCCCGCCGACGGCACCGCGAGCGTGCTGGCGTACCTCGCGCGCTACCTCCGGCTTGGCTCGCCGGACACCGATCTGGTCGCTCGAATCACGGGCACCATCGAGGACGGTCTCGACGCGCTGGAGGAGCTGCTGGCCGACGACGGCTTCCCGAAGCCGTGCCAAGACGTCTGGGAGAGCGACACCGGACGATTCACCCACACCGCGGCGTCGATGCTGCTCGCGCTGTCGGCGATCGCCCGCGCGCCGGTCGACGAGACGCTCCGTCTGCGTGCGAGCGACCGCGCCGACGAGGTGTACGACGCCATCGGCGAGCGCTGGCACGACAGCGGCGTCTTCGAGCGTGCGCCGGGCGACGACACGCTCGACGTTAGCACGCTCGCACTCGTGTGTGCCCACCGCGAGTACGCGGCGGCCAACGACACGCTGGACCAACAGCGTATCGACCGGCTCGTCGAGCACACCGCCACCACCGTCGAGGGGCTCTCCCGGTACGACGCCGACGGCGAACTGCTCGGTCTCGTCCGGTTCGAGGGCGATGGCTGGCGCAAGCGCGGCCAAGACGAGTCGAAGCTCTGGCCGCTCGCGGTCGGCTGGGCGGCCTCGGCCAACGCCGACCTCGGCGGGCTGATCGACGAGTACGGCGCCCGAACGTCGACAGACGAGTCGCCCGTCGACGCCGCGTTCGAGCGCGCGCGGATGCTGCTCGATCTGATCCAGCCCGGCGGCCAACTCGCCGGTGCCGAGGGGTATCTGTCCGAACAGGCCTTCGACGACGGCACGCCAGACAGCGCGACGCCGTTCGCGTGGGCCCACGGCCTGCGCTCGGCCGTCGTGGCGCGGCTCCACGAGAACGGCGCGCTGTCGGCCGACGCCGACCTCACTCAGCCCAGCGGTCCGGCAGCCCACTCGACGTGGACGACCGGCGAGACCTACGGCGTCGGCACCGCGGCCGACCACTGGGAGTCGAACTCCTCGCGGGTCTGGTTCACGCTCACCGAGGGTGCGATGACCGAGCCGCGGTTCCCGAGAGTCGACCTGATGAACTTTAGGACTGTGGATTTCCTCGTCGTCGACGCCGACGAGGAGTCGAGCTACACCGCCCGGACCCACAACGAGGAGCGCACCGACGACGCCATCGAGTCGATCGAGCGCTCGACGACGATGGTCGGCTCGGAGTCGCCGGTCTTCCGCCAGACGATCACCGAGACCGGGTCCGACGGCCACGAGTGGGAACTGGTCGTCGAGTACGTCACCGACCCCGGCAGCGAGTCGATCGTGATGGACGTGAACTTCGCGGCGACCGACAGCAACCAGTACGACGTGTACGTCGTCGGCGACGCCGCGCTCTCGGGGTATATGGACGACAAGAGCGCCGAAATCGTCGACGACGGCGATGGCTACGCGCTGGCGGCGTGGGACACCGGCGCCGCGCACGATCCCTCCTTCGTCGACCCCAACGGCGAGCCCTACCAAGTCGCCGCAGCGATCGCCTCGCATCGCTCGTTCGACTGGGCGACCGTCGGCGAAGCCAGCGCCGAGCATCTCTCCGCGCTGTTCGGCGAGGGCGCCACGACCGAGAGCGAGCCGAAAGCCGGGCCCGGCCACAGCGTGCTCGTCGGCCGGGTCGGCAACGCGACGAGTTCGATCGCCGACACCGTCGCGCTCGGGTTCGCCGAGAACGCCGACACCGAACTGGCGCTGGCGGAGGCCCAGCGCGCGCTCTCGCGGGGCTACGTCGGCATCCGCGACGAGTACGTCGACGGTTGGCGGGAGTATCTCGACGCCATCGAGCTACCCGCATCCGTCTCCGACGACCCCGAACTCGCTAACCAGTACCGCGCCGCGGTCATGGTGCTGAAAGCCGTCGAGGACAAGACGTTCCTCGGCGCCGGCATCGCCAGCCCGTCGGTGCCGTGGGGCGAGAACGTCGACGCCGGCGACCCGCGGGACTTCGGCTACAACTTCACGTGGGCGCGGGACCTCTATCAGGTCTTCACGGCGCTCGAAACCGTCGGCGACCTGCGCAGCGCGACGGAGGCGACCGAGTACATCTACGAGTACCAGCAACGGCCCAACGGCTTCATCTCGCAGAACACGTTCCTCGACGGCCGCATCCGCTGGGGCGGCGAACAGCTCGACAACGTCGCGTTCCCCTCGGTGATGGCCTACCAGCTCTGGAACCGCCACGGCGTCGGGTTCGACGACGTGAGCTACGACTACGAGCACGTCCGCCGATCGGTCGAGTACCTCCTGCGCTCCGGTCCCCGCAGCGGCCAAGAGCGCTGGGAGGAGGAGGCCGGCTACTCGCCGTCGACGATCGCCGCCGAGATCGCGGGCGTGACCTGCGCGGCGCCGTTGGCGGCCGCAGAGGGACGCCGCGCCGACGCGATCGCGTATCTCGGCTTCGCGGACTACTGGCGCACCGGCGTCGACCGCTGGTGTGCGACCTACGAGGGCACCGACCAACACGACCGGGCGCCGTACTACATCCGCGTCTCGCGGAACGGCGACCCCGACAGCGGCGTCAAGCGCGAACTGGCCAACAACGGCCCGACGCTCGACGAGCGCGACATCATCGACGGCGGTTTCCTCGAACTCGTCCGGCTGGGCATCCGCGACCCCGACTACGAACTGATCGAGAACTCGATCGACGTGGCCGACGACACGATCCGCGTCGAGACGCCCAACGGCCCCGGCTGGTACCGGTACAACGGCGACGGCTACGGCGAGATGGGCGAGACCGAACCCGACGAGGGCGGCCCGTGGTCGATCGACCGCAACGGCTCGGGGCGGCTCTGGCCGATCTTCACCGGCGAGCGTGCCGAGTACGAACTCGTCGCCGGCACCGAGACCGGCGAGCACGCTCCCGCGGAACTGCTGAAGACGATGCAGCGCTTCGCCAACGACGGACGGATGATCCCCGAACAGGTCTGGGACCGCGAGTACCCCACCGAGTTCGACTGGGAGTTCGGCGAAGGCACCGGCGCCGCGACACCGCTGGCGTGGAGCATGGCCCAGTTCGTCCGGCTCGCGGACGCCGTCGACGCCGGCCAGCCCGTCGAGACGCCTGCGTTCGTCCGGCGTCGCTACCGCGACATCGACCCCGACGGCCCGCCGCTGTCGGTCGATGATGTCGAACTCTCGGACGGCGAAGCGACCGTCGCGGGAACGACTCGCGGCGACGAGGTCGTCCTCTGGACCGCCGACGGAACCACGCTCGCCACCGTCGAGGACGAGCGCTTCGAGGCGACTGTCGAGGTTCGGCCCGGAACGGAGTCGGTGTCGGTGATCGCCGCGACCGACGCCGACGAACTCGCCGCGGTCGGCACCACGCTCACCAGCGTCCGGTTCGACTAG
- the malA gene encoding alpha-amylase MalA, with translation MHHPGPPRFEAVGSTIDLAPRDPNPAGSYRWHIANAPETSTVTLGDDAVEQFTPDKPGTYTVALDAPDGTHHLTIRAFPASYAPPEPDPTQSGSGISGSGFQSGSGFQSGSGFRSGSGIGSGTTAAGYDSGGRPRVQLFARVDGDEVVFTAEAETPPSSDAPGEHLDVEFHADDRDALDTDDLIVDGHEARVSVDALGEYSRVHAVALGETFSVADTIGVSVDDGVEIERLNEPPEWGKDVTLYEVYVRTFTGGEAATFEAIGDRLEYLAEMGVDCVWLSPVLQNDDFDHGYNITDFFSIADDLGTREEFEAFVDRAHDHGINVLFDLVLNHSAREHEYFKRAEDGDPAYRDWYEWTDEENDVPGTYFDWPYIANFNYDNLEVRRHLLDAVDEWAPIVDGFRCDMAWAVPTSFWKEVRDRVKSHDSEFLLLDETIPYIADFHELCFDVHFDTTLYHNLRQIGNGAADAETIHDAIDNRAETGFPDHAGFLLYIENHDETRYAEDCGREQAFAAAGAIFTLPGVPLLYAGQEIGEETRREKVEWAAADEELRDHYRTLIETREDHPALGYHGSYDPVDFEASHGGVVAYAREAEGERVVVVLNFGPDTESVALDADVETTDLVTGEDVNAPDADIEVDDVVVLRA, from the coding sequence ATGCACCATCCAGGGCCCCCTCGATTCGAGGCAGTCGGTTCGACGATCGATCTCGCTCCGCGCGATCCCAACCCGGCCGGTAGTTACCGCTGGCACATCGCCAACGCACCCGAGACCAGCACTGTGACGCTCGGTGACGACGCCGTCGAGCAGTTCACACCCGACAAGCCCGGCACCTACACCGTCGCACTCGACGCGCCCGACGGCACGCACCACCTGACGATCCGGGCGTTCCCGGCGTCGTACGCACCCCCCGAGCCCGACCCGACCCAGTCCGGCTCTGGCATCTCCGGCTCCGGCTTCCAGTCTGGATCGGGCTTCCAATCCGGCTCTGGCTTCCGCTCGGGCTCTGGAATCGGGTCGGGGACGACCGCAGCGGGCTACGACAGCGGCGGCCGCCCGCGCGTCCAACTGTTCGCTCGCGTCGACGGCGACGAGGTCGTGTTCACTGCCGAGGCCGAGACGCCGCCCAGCAGCGACGCCCCCGGCGAGCATCTCGACGTGGAGTTCCACGCCGACGACCGCGACGCCCTCGACACCGACGACCTGATCGTCGACGGCCACGAGGCCCGCGTTTCCGTCGACGCGCTCGGCGAGTACAGCCGCGTTCACGCCGTCGCGCTCGGCGAGACGTTTAGCGTCGCCGATACTATCGGCGTCTCGGTGGACGACGGCGTCGAGATCGAACGCTTGAACGAACCGCCGGAGTGGGGCAAGGACGTGACGCTGTACGAAGTGTACGTCCGGACGTTCACCGGCGGCGAGGCCGCGACGTTCGAGGCCATCGGCGATCGACTGGAGTATCTGGCCGAGATGGGCGTCGACTGCGTCTGGCTCTCCCCGGTGCTCCAGAACGACGACTTCGACCACGGCTACAACATCACCGACTTCTTCTCGATCGCCGACGATCTCGGCACCCGAGAGGAGTTCGAGGCGTTCGTCGATCGGGCCCACGACCACGGCATCAACGTGCTGTTCGACCTCGTGCTCAACCATTCGGCCCGCGAGCACGAGTACTTCAAGCGCGCCGAGGACGGCGACCCGGCCTATCGAGACTGGTACGAGTGGACCGACGAGGAAAACGACGTGCCAGGAACGTACTTCGACTGGCCCTATATCGCGAACTTCAACTACGACAATCTGGAGGTGCGCCGCCATCTGCTCGACGCCGTCGACGAGTGGGCGCCGATCGTCGACGGGTTCCGCTGTGACATGGCCTGGGCCGTCCCGACGAGCTTCTGGAAGGAGGTCCGCGACCGCGTGAAGTCCCACGATTCGGAGTTCCTGCTGCTCGACGAGACGATTCCCTACATCGCCGACTTCCACGAACTCTGCTTCGACGTTCACTTCGACACGACGCTGTATCACAACCTGCGCCAGATCGGCAACGGCGCCGCCGACGCCGAGACGATCCACGACGCAATCGACAACCGCGCAGAGACCGGCTTCCCGGACCACGCCGGCTTCCTGCTGTACATCGAGAACCACGACGAGACGCGCTACGCCGAGGACTGCGGGCGCGAGCAGGCCTTCGCCGCCGCCGGCGCGATCTTCACGCTGCCCGGCGTTCCGCTGCTGTACGCCGGCCAAGAGATCGGCGAGGAAACCCGCCGCGAGAAAGTCGAGTGGGCCGCCGCCGACGAGGAACTGCGCGACCACTACCGGACGCTCATCGAGACGCGCGAGGACCACCCCGCGCTGGGCTATCACGGCAGCTACGACCCCGTCGACTTCGAGGCGAGCCACGGCGGCGTCGTCGCGTACGCCCGCGAGGCCGAGGGCGAGCGCGTCGTCGTCGTCCTGAACTTCGGCCCCGACACCGAGTCGGTCGCGCTCGACGCCGACGTGGAGACGACCGACCTCGTCACCGGCGAGGACGTGAACGCGCCCGACGCCGACATCGAGGTCGACGACGTGGTCGTCCTGCGCGCCTGA
- a CDS encoding glycoside hydrolase family 13 protein, with protein MTGTDADIDREWWKEAVVYQVYPRSFNDSDGDGIGDIPGIVEKVEYLDDLGVDVVWLNPVYESPMADNGYDIADYQSIHPEFGTMDDWERLLEELHDRDMRLIMDLVVNHTSDEHEWFRQSREGDAEYDDYYHWRSGDHEDDVPNNWDSFFSDSAWSYDDERGEYYLHLFDEKQPDLNWRNEDVRDEVFEMMNWWLEKGIDGFRMDVVNLISKTEGLPDGDPESGLTGEDHFVDGPNIEQYFEEMYDRTLDGRDVMTVGEMINVDADRADEYVGEEGFSMLIHFEHMGVDTGDGGKWTLADLDLHELKRIITDWQETLDEDGWNCLYLSNHDQPRAVSRFGDDGEYRVESAKMLGTFLFTLQGTPFVFQGQEIGMTNADWEREEIRDVEAENHVEMALDDWADSYEDVRPQIEARSRDNARTPMQWTDGENAGFSEGDPWIKVNERHDEINVEAARADDESIWHYYRELIDLRDDRDIFVYGDYELLLPDHSEVFAYRRTLGDEELIAVCNFFGGEPEVDLAEIVGDRDADLLVSNYDPEDAAVDEPFALRPYETRVYDLS; from the coding sequence ATGACCGGAACGGACGCCGACATCGACCGCGAGTGGTGGAAAGAAGCGGTCGTCTATCAGGTGTACCCGCGCAGTTTCAACGATTCGGACGGCGACGGGATCGGCGACATCCCCGGGATCGTCGAGAAAGTCGAGTACCTCGACGATCTTGGCGTCGACGTCGTGTGGCTCAATCCCGTTTACGAGTCGCCGATGGCCGACAACGGCTACGACATCGCCGACTACCAATCGATCCATCCCGAGTTCGGCACGATGGACGACTGGGAGCGCCTGCTGGAGGAGCTCCACGACCGGGATATGCGTCTGATCATGGATCTGGTGGTCAACCACACCTCCGACGAACACGAGTGGTTCCGCCAGTCACGCGAGGGCGACGCCGAGTACGACGACTACTACCACTGGCGCTCGGGCGATCACGAGGACGACGTGCCGAACAACTGGGACTCGTTTTTCAGCGACTCGGCGTGGTCCTACGACGACGAGCGCGGCGAGTACTACCTCCACCTGTTCGACGAGAAACAGCCAGATCTCAACTGGCGCAACGAGGACGTTCGTGACGAAGTTTTCGAGATGATGAACTGGTGGCTCGAAAAGGGCATCGACGGGTTCCGCATGGACGTGGTCAACCTGATCTCCAAGACCGAGGGGCTCCCCGACGGCGACCCCGAGAGCGGCCTGACCGGCGAGGACCACTTCGTCGACGGCCCCAACATCGAGCAGTACTTCGAGGAGATGTACGACCGCACCCTCGACGGCCGGGACGTGATGACCGTCGGCGAGATGATCAACGTCGACGCCGACCGGGCGGACGAGTACGTCGGCGAGGAGGGGTTCTCGATGCTGATTCACTTCGAGCACATGGGCGTCGACACCGGCGACGGCGGGAAGTGGACGCTCGCCGACCTCGATTTGCACGAACTCAAGCGGATCATCACCGACTGGCAAGAGACCCTCGACGAGGACGGTTGGAACTGCCTGTACCTCTCGAATCACGACCAGCCTCGCGCCGTTTCGCGGTTCGGCGACGACGGCGAGTACCGCGTCGAGTCCGCCAAGATGCTCGGGACGTTCCTCTTTACCCTGCAGGGGACGCCCTTCGTCTTCCAAGGCCAAGAGATCGGCATGACCAACGCCGACTGGGAGCGCGAGGAGATCCGCGACGTGGAAGCCGAAAACCACGTCGAGATGGCTCTGGATGACTGGGCCGACTCCTACGAGGACGTTCGACCGCAGATCGAGGCGCGCAGCCGCGACAACGCCCGGACGCCGATGCAGTGGACCGACGGCGAGAACGCCGGCTTCTCGGAGGGCGACCCGTGGATCAAGGTCAACGAGCGCCACGACGAGATCAACGTCGAGGCCGCCCGCGCCGACGACGAGTCGATCTGGCACTACTACCGCGAGCTGATCGATCTGCGCGACGACCGTGATATCTTCGTCTACGGCGATTACGAACTTCTCCTGCCCGACCACTCGGAGGTCTTTGCCTACCGCCGGACGCTCGGCGACGAGGAACTGATCGCGGTGTGTAACTTCTTCGGCGGCGAGCCCGAGGTCGACCTCGCAGAGATCGTGGGCGACCGCGACGCCGACTTGCTCGTGAGCAACTACGACCCCGAGGACGCCGCCGTCGACGAGCCCTTCGCGCTGCGGCCCTACGAGACGCGCGTGTACGACCTGTCCTGA